One genomic window of Sphingobacterium oryzagri includes the following:
- a CDS encoding 2Fe-2S iron-sulfur cluster-binding protein has product MAEEGKFKVTIDGISLDVAPGTTILNAARQIGGDIVPPAMCYYSKLEGSGGKCRTCLVKVSKGSEKDPRPMPKLVASCRTTVMDGMEVQNITSPDVVEARKGVVEMLLINHPLDCPICDQAGECKLQDLGYEHGADQTRYEFERRTFERIDLGDKIQLHMNRCILCYRCVYVANQLTEGREHGVIHRGDHSEISTFIENALDHDFIGNVIDVCPVGALTDKTFRFKNRVWFTKPVDAHRDCPTCSGKVTLWYKGEEVLRVTGRKDEFNEVEEFICNTCRFDTKLTADWQLVEPTSVEKESVIGANHYATFNPPAVIHTNAKLQEANVEQLARTEQLK; this is encoded by the coding sequence ATGGCTGAAGAAGGAAAATTTAAGGTAACTATTGATGGCATATCACTGGATGTTGCGCCAGGTACAACCATATTAAATGCTGCCAGGCAAATTGGCGGCGATATTGTTCCGCCGGCAATGTGTTATTACTCCAAATTGGAAGGTAGCGGAGGCAAATGTCGCACCTGTTTGGTGAAAGTCTCTAAGGGTTCTGAAAAAGACCCGAGGCCGATGCCAAAATTGGTTGCTTCATGCCGCACAACGGTGATGGATGGTATGGAGGTGCAGAATATTACATCTCCGGATGTGGTTGAAGCGCGCAAAGGCGTTGTTGAAATGTTACTGATTAATCATCCGCTGGATTGCCCCATCTGTGATCAGGCAGGCGAATGCAAGTTGCAAGATTTGGGTTATGAGCATGGTGCAGATCAAACACGCTACGAGTTTGAGCGCCGCACGTTCGAACGGATCGATTTGGGCGATAAGATACAATTGCACATGAATCGTTGCATCCTTTGTTACCGTTGCGTATATGTCGCCAACCAGTTGACCGAAGGTCGGGAGCATGGCGTCATCCATCGGGGAGACCATTCGGAGATATCGACATTTATCGAAAACGCTTTAGATCATGATTTCATCGGCAATGTCATTGACGTTTGTCCTGTAGGTGCATTGACCGATAAGACATTTCGGTTTAAAAACCGGGTTTGGTTCACCAAACCTGTAGATGCGCATCGTGATTGCCCGACCTGTTCAGGAAAGGTGACCCTGTGGTACAAAGGCGAGGAAGTACTTCGGGTAACTGGTCGTAAAGATGAATTTAACGAGGTGGAAGAATTTATCTGCAATACCTGCCGCTTTGATACCAAGCTAACAGCCGACTGGCAGTTGGTAGAACCTACCTCGGTCGAAAAGGAATCGGTCATTGGAGCCAATCA
- the nuoF gene encoding NADH-quinone oxidoreductase subunit NuoF codes for MARKLLLTHIDVPGIETFDVYRKQGGYRAVEKALKTMTPDDVVEEVKKSGLRGRGGAGFPTGMKWSFLAKPEGVPRYLVCNGDESEPGTFKDRFLMTKIPHALVEGMIVSSYALGAHTSYIYIRGEMMPQIRIVERAIAEAKAAGFLGKNILGSGYDLEIYVQPGGGAYICGEETALLESLEGKRGNPRIKPPFPAVAGLYGCPTVVNNVESIAATVPIINDGAEEYAKIGIERSTGTKLISASGNLVRPGVYEIELGLPVEEFIYSDEYCGGIANGKRLKAMVAGGSSVPILPNNLATKTAKGEARLMTYESLADGGFVTGTAMGSGGFIAFDEDQCIVRNTLNFTRFYHHESCGQCSPCREGTGWMEKVLHKIEYGRADVADIDLLWDIQRKIDGNTICPLGDASAWPVASAIRHFRDEFEWHILHPEEAQQRNFGLAHYADPLTPVV; via the coding sequence ATGGCACGTAAGTTATTGCTAACACATATTGATGTTCCAGGTATCGAAACCTTCGATGTTTATCGCAAACAGGGAGGTTACCGTGCCGTAGAAAAGGCGTTAAAAACGATGACTCCGGATGATGTGGTGGAAGAGGTGAAGAAATCGGGTTTGCGCGGGCGTGGAGGAGCTGGCTTTCCAACAGGGATGAAGTGGAGCTTTTTGGCGAAGCCGGAAGGCGTGCCCCGTTACCTCGTGTGTAATGGCGATGAGTCAGAACCTGGCACTTTCAAGGATCGCTTTTTAATGACCAAGATTCCACACGCGTTGGTGGAAGGTATGATTGTCTCCAGTTATGCGCTGGGTGCACATACCTCATATATCTACATCCGCGGAGAGATGATGCCGCAAATCCGAATTGTGGAACGCGCGATTGCTGAAGCGAAAGCGGCCGGATTTTTAGGCAAAAATATTTTAGGCTCGGGCTATGATCTGGAAATTTACGTGCAGCCGGGTGGCGGTGCTTATATCTGCGGCGAAGAAACGGCCTTATTGGAATCGTTGGAAGGTAAGCGAGGTAACCCGCGTATCAAGCCGCCATTTCCGGCAGTAGCAGGCTTGTATGGATGCCCTACAGTCGTAAATAATGTCGAATCGATTGCGGCAACCGTGCCGATCATAAACGATGGAGCCGAAGAATATGCAAAAATAGGTATCGAGCGTAGCACAGGCACGAAGCTTATTTCCGCATCGGGCAATTTGGTGCGCCCGGGCGTGTATGAAATTGAGTTGGGCTTACCGGTAGAAGAGTTTATTTATTCGGACGAATATTGTGGAGGAATTGCTAACGGCAAGCGCCTAAAAGCGATGGTCGCAGGCGGCTCTTCGGTGCCGATACTACCCAATAATCTGGCAACAAAGACGGCTAAAGGCGAAGCGCGATTGATGACGTATGAATCCTTGGCTGATGGTGGTTTTGTGACGGGTACGGCCATGGGCTCAGGCGGATTTATCGCTTTTGATGAAGATCAATGTATTGTGCGTAACACGCTAAATTTCACGCGGTTTTATCATCACGAAAGTTGTGGTCAGTGTTCGCCATGTCGAGAGGGAACAGGCTGGATGGAGAAAGTATTGCATAAAATTGAATACGGGCGTGCAGACGTGGCTGATATCGACCTGCTTTGGGATATTCAAAGGAAGATTGACGGCAATACGATTTGTCCATTAGGTGATGCCTCGGCATGGCCCGTGGCCAGCGCTATCCGGCATTTCCGCGATGAATTTGAGTGGCATATCCTACACCCCGAAGAAGCGCAGCAGCGCAATTTTGGCTTGGCGCATTATGCTGATCCATTGACTCCGGTCGTGTAG
- the nuoE gene encoding complex I 24 kDa subunit family protein, with protein MLSVQENMMVEFTPALLEQFGDVVARYPAERQKSALLPILHLVQAEYGWLSVDAMDKVAYYLRIKPIEVYEVASFYTMFFLQPKGKYVLEICRTGPCCLVGAERIMQHIETRLGVSEGEVTADGLFSWRGVECVAACGFGPVLQIGPAYTFYENLTEASVDQLIDDLKEKAKNQ; from the coding sequence ATGCTTAGTGTTCAAGAAAATATGATGGTGGAATTCACACCGGCCTTATTGGAACAATTTGGCGATGTGGTAGCAAGATATCCGGCGGAGCGACAAAAATCTGCTCTCTTGCCGATCTTACATCTTGTACAGGCTGAATATGGTTGGCTTAGTGTAGATGCAATGGACAAGGTGGCTTATTATTTACGCATCAAGCCGATTGAGGTGTATGAAGTGGCCAGTTTCTATACCATGTTTTTTTTACAACCAAAGGGAAAATATGTGCTGGAAATTTGTCGCACCGGCCCTTGTTGTTTGGTCGGAGCCGAGCGTATCATGCAACATATCGAAACGCGGTTAGGGGTAAGCGAGGGCGAAGTAACAGCTGATGGTCTGTTTTCCTGGCGTGGCGTAGAATGTGTTGCGGCGTGTGGCTTTGGTCCGGTATTGCAGATCGGCCCGGCGTATACATTTTATGAAAACCTGACCGAAGCTAGTGTCGATCAGCTGATTGATGATCTAAAAGAAAAGGCTAAAAATCAATAA
- a CDS encoding NADH-quinone oxidoreductase subunit D codes for MSKPITKITPNAAVFFDNDPQDELITLNIGPTHPATHGVFQNVVQIDGERIVSGVSTIGYIHRAFEKIAEHRPFYQITPLTDRLNYCSAPINNMGWHMTVEKLLNIEIPKRVQYMRVIVMELARIADHIICNGILGVDTGAFSGFLYVMQEREFIYEIFEEICGARLTTNIGRIGGFERDFNEIAFRKIDEFLERFPPVLKEFENLFVRNRIFIERTSGVAAVTPEEALSYSWSGPILRATGVDYDVRVVAPYCAYEEFDFDVPVGTTGDVYDRFMVRNEEMWQSLKIIKQAVEKIGKEPAGIFHADVPAFYLPPKEQVYTNMEALIYHFKIVMGEWETPQSEVYHAVEGANGELGFYLIHDGGRSPYRLHFRRPSFINYQMFAPMSSGMLISDAIINMSSLNVIAGELDA; via the coding sequence ATGAGTAAACCTATTACCAAAATAACCCCTAACGCAGCCGTCTTCTTCGATAATGATCCACAGGATGAGTTAATCACCCTGAACATAGGGCCTACGCATCCGGCTACGCACGGTGTCTTTCAGAATGTAGTGCAAATTGATGGCGAGCGTATTGTGAGCGGTGTTTCTACCATTGGCTACATTCATCGCGCTTTTGAGAAAATAGCCGAGCACCGACCGTTTTATCAGATTACGCCATTAACAGACCGACTAAACTACTGTTCTGCCCCGATAAATAATATGGGCTGGCACATGACGGTAGAAAAATTGCTGAATATCGAGATTCCGAAACGCGTACAATATATGCGCGTTATCGTAATGGAACTGGCACGTATTGCCGATCATATTATCTGCAACGGCATCCTTGGTGTAGATACGGGCGCTTTTTCTGGCTTTCTCTACGTGATGCAGGAGCGTGAATTTATCTACGAAATTTTTGAAGAAATATGTGGCGCAAGGCTAACAACAAATATTGGACGGATTGGTGGTTTTGAGCGGGACTTCAACGAAATAGCCTTCCGCAAAATCGATGAATTTTTGGAACGTTTTCCGCCGGTACTTAAAGAGTTTGAAAACCTTTTCGTGCGCAATCGGATATTTATCGAACGCACGTCGGGCGTGGCCGCGGTAACGCCCGAAGAAGCTTTGAGCTACAGTTGGTCAGGTCCTATTTTGCGCGCTACAGGTGTTGACTACGATGTACGCGTCGTTGCACCTTATTGCGCTTATGAGGAGTTTGACTTTGATGTGCCCGTGGGTACGACTGGTGATGTTTACGACCGGTTTATGGTGCGTAATGAGGAGATGTGGCAGTCGTTAAAGATCATCAAGCAAGCGGTAGAGAAAATCGGTAAAGAACCCGCTGGGATTTTTCATGCCGATGTTCCGGCGTTTTACCTGCCTCCAAAAGAACAGGTGTACACCAATATGGAAGCCTTAATCTACCATTTTAAAATTGTGATGGGCGAGTGGGAAACGCCGCAATCTGAAGTCTACCACGCCGTGGAAGGTGCAAATGGGGAGTTGGGTTTTTATTTAATCCACGACGGAGGGCGTTCACCCTATCGTTTACATTTCCGCCGACCTTCTTTTATCAACTATCAGATGTTTGCGCCCATGAGTAGCGGTATGCTGATTTCCGATGCGATAATCAATATGAGTAGTTTAAACGTAATAGCAGGAGAATTAGATGCTTAG
- a CDS encoding NADH-quinone oxidoreductase subunit C translates to MDKLNNQLIIERMESQFGSTFVVLGEPHGLLTISVEADQIIAFLQFLKEDENLRFNYLTDITGVHYPKEEKAFHIVYHVYNMLQNIRLRIKVAVAGPIPTVPTATVLWHGANWMERETYDFFGIIFEGHPDLRRILNMDELDVFPMRKEYPLEDPNRVDKKDFYFGR, encoded by the coding sequence ATGGATAAGCTAAACAATCAACTCATTATTGAACGAATGGAAAGCCAGTTTGGATCGACATTTGTGGTATTGGGCGAACCGCACGGTTTGTTAACAATCTCGGTAGAAGCTGATCAGATTATTGCATTTCTTCAGTTTTTAAAAGAAGATGAGAACCTGCGTTTTAACTATTTAACGGATATAACAGGCGTACATTATCCTAAAGAAGAGAAAGCATTTCATATCGTCTACCACGTATACAACATGCTTCAAAATATCCGTTTGCGGATCAAGGTTGCTGTCGCCGGCCCTATACCAACAGTTCCAACGGCAACGGTGCTGTGGCATGGCGCCAACTGGATGGAACGGGAGACCTACGACTTCTTTGGGATTATTTTTGAAGGCCATCCAGACCTTCGGCGTATTCTTAATATGGATGAACTGGATGTTTTTCCGATGCGAAAAGAGTACCCATTAGAAGATCCCAATCGTGTCGATAAAAAAGATTTCTATTTTGGACGTTAA
- a CDS encoding NADH-quinone oxidoreductase subunit B, producing MSKVTLAEAPPGVEGAGFFATRLDKAIGLARANSLWPLPFATSCCGIEFMATMGSTYDLARFGAERPSFSPRQADMLLVMGTIAKKMAPVLKQVYVQMAEPRWVIAVGACASSGGIFDTYSVLQGIDEIIPVDVYVPGCPPRPEAILDGVLMLQEIVKNESLNRRNTPEYKALLEKYGIITDNG from the coding sequence ATGAGTAAAGTGACATTGGCAGAAGCGCCCCCAGGTGTAGAAGGAGCAGGATTTTTTGCAACAAGGCTAGACAAAGCTATTGGCTTGGCCCGCGCAAACTCGTTATGGCCTTTGCCTTTTGCAACATCCTGTTGTGGCATTGAGTTTATGGCCACCATGGGCTCTACCTATGATTTGGCTCGTTTCGGCGCAGAGCGTCCCAGTTTTTCTCCTCGACAAGCAGATATGTTATTGGTCATGGGAACAATCGCTAAAAAAATGGCGCCTGTATTAAAGCAGGTTTACGTACAAATGGCCGAACCTCGTTGGGTGATAGCTGTAGGGGCTTGCGCTTCCAGTGGCGGTATTTTTGACACGTACTCGGTACTGCAAGGCATTGACGAGATCATTCCGGTAGATGTTTATGTGCCGGGTTGCCCACCACGACCAGAAGCCATCCTGGATGGGGTATTGATGTTGCAGGAAATCGTAAAAAACGAATCCTTGAACAGACGTAATACACCGGAGTACAAAGCCTTGTTAGAAAAGTACGGTATAATCACGGATAATGGATAA
- a CDS encoding NADH-quinone oxidoreductase subunit A produces the protein MESVNLSSTPVDYIPILIQLGVAVGFGVLTIIGTHLIGPKVRTENKLGAFESGVQVIGNARQPFSIKYFLVAILFVIFDVEVIFMYPWAVNFREFGVEGLIEMFIFMGLLLLGFIYVIKKRALNWD, from the coding sequence ATGGAAAGTGTAAACCTAAGTAGCACTCCAGTAGATTATATACCTATTTTAATACAATTAGGTGTAGCGGTCGGATTCGGCGTATTGACGATTATCGGAACGCATTTGATTGGTCCAAAAGTTCGTACAGAGAACAAATTGGGCGCTTTCGAATCCGGTGTCCAGGTGATCGGCAATGCTCGTCAACCCTTTTCCATTAAATATTTCTTAGTGGCTATCTTGTTCGTCATATTTGATGTGGAAGTGATATTTATGTATCCTTGGGCTGTCAATTTTCGTGAGTTTGGTGTAGAGGGCTTGATCGAGATGTTCATTTTTATGGGCTTACTATTACTCGGCTTTATCTACGTCATCAAGAAAAGAGCGCTAAACTGGGATTAA
- a CDS encoding tetratricopeptide repeat protein, giving the protein MTNSKLFLSLLLAGTIGSVSAQSLKDAKAALTAEQYDKAKGMLQNLVEKKAKDGENYFYLGRVHLINDKVDSAAYVFNQGLTNAPKEQLNNVGLGIVDLMKGDQSAAETKFSTAVAGLGKKDYLPLLYIGEAYVDAPKPDYTKAIEYLTQAKAKNAKDANILIALGDAYAGLGESSQAYVNYRDAEFMDPSLLAPKIGQALISRRAQAYDVVLEDLTALTQSNPEYAPLYRELAETYYLSSLKAPEDQYREINQKGVDNYKKYLSLTGDNSVEAKTRYADFLVYSGNYAELKTVAGELANAPGVDAKVYRYLGYIAYNQDKDYAKAVEYMNTLISKVEADRLIPRDYLYAGLANLSAGDATKGAEFLKQAVEKQTEEDNLETEIAETAFAKYQDGEVADAIKIFRIPAADSTSDYYYDANYYIGLGQYSAGSKIVSPAEGEEVTPELGQQKLAEAKPMLDEAVKAFATVIAATKEDVIKKYLVNSLYYKGLSELALDGVMYEPEKAQGLFVDSFTKLLVAVKSADAADANLTSYITDANNYLGYFYYLKGDNAKAKTYFQETIKVDPENEFAGQFVDQL; this is encoded by the coding sequence ATGACAAACAGCAAATTATTTTTAAGTCTATTATTGGCTGGAACGATCGGTTCTGTAAGTGCCCAAAGCTTAAAGGATGCCAAAGCTGCGTTGACAGCGGAGCAATACGATAAAGCAAAAGGGATGCTTCAAAACCTTGTGGAGAAGAAGGCAAAAGATGGAGAGAACTATTTCTATCTAGGTAGAGTGCACTTAATCAATGATAAAGTGGATTCAGCCGCCTACGTGTTTAACCAAGGGTTGACAAATGCTCCTAAAGAACAATTGAATAATGTAGGTTTGGGTATCGTTGATTTAATGAAAGGCGATCAAAGTGCGGCGGAAACAAAGTTCTCGACAGCAGTAGCGGGGTTAGGTAAAAAAGATTATTTGCCATTGTTGTACATTGGGGAAGCTTATGTTGATGCGCCGAAGCCAGACTACACGAAAGCAATTGAGTACTTAACACAAGCTAAAGCTAAAAATGCGAAAGATGCAAACATCTTGATCGCTTTAGGTGATGCGTACGCTGGTCTTGGTGAAAGTAGCCAAGCATACGTAAACTACCGTGATGCAGAATTTATGGATCCTAGTTTATTGGCACCTAAAATCGGTCAGGCTTTGATCTCACGTAGAGCTCAGGCGTATGACGTCGTGTTGGAAGATTTAACAGCTTTAACACAATCGAATCCGGAATATGCACCGCTTTACCGCGAATTGGCGGAGACCTATTACCTGTCATCGTTAAAAGCGCCGGAAGATCAATACCGGGAAATTAACCAGAAAGGTGTAGACAACTACAAAAAATACTTGTCATTGACAGGTGATAATTCTGTAGAAGCGAAAACACGTTACGCCGATTTCTTGGTATATTCAGGTAATTATGCAGAATTGAAAACCGTAGCTGGAGAATTGGCTAACGCCCCAGGTGTAGATGCAAAAGTTTACCGTTATTTAGGTTATATCGCTTACAACCAGGATAAGGACTACGCAAAAGCTGTAGAATACATGAATACCTTGATCTCTAAAGTGGAAGCGGATCGTTTGATCCCACGTGACTACTTGTATGCTGGTTTAGCAAACTTAAGTGCTGGTGATGCAACAAAAGGTGCGGAATTTTTAAAGCAAGCTGTAGAGAAGCAAACAGAAGAAGATAACCTGGAAACGGAAATTGCAGAGACAGCTTTTGCTAAATACCAAGACGGTGAAGTAGCCGATGCGATCAAAATTTTCCGTATACCGGCTGCTGATTCGACATCTGACTACTATTATGATGCAAATTACTACATTGGCTTAGGTCAATACAGTGCGGGATCGAAAATCGTTTCGCCGGCAGAAGGTGAAGAAGTAACGCCTGAGTTAGGACAACAGAAATTGGCTGAAGCAAAGCCAATGTTGGACGAAGCTGTAAAAGCTTTTGCAACGGTCATCGCAGCGACAAAAGAGGATGTGATTAAGAAATACCTTGTAAATTCGCTTTACTATAAAGGTCTTTCAGAACTTGCATTGGACGGTGTGATGTATGAGCCAGAAAAAGCACAAGGTTTATTTGTAGATTCATTCACCAAATTGTTAGTAGCCGTTAAATCTGCAGATGCAGCAGATGCAAACTTGACATCTTACATCACAGATGCTAACAACTACTTAGGATACTTCTATTACTTGAAAGGTGATAACGCGAAAGCGAAGACTTACTTCCAAGAAACAATCAAAGTTGATCCGGAAAATGAGTTTGCAGGTCAATTCGTTGACCAATTGTAA
- a CDS encoding PstS family phosphate ABC transporter substrate-binding protein, which yields MKRRSIAVIGLLAVVVLFAFASCSRTNTNNNTTDDSSAAAKQAQEDILVGTLQVVVDESTLPLMKEQEEVFLAAYPNAKLNIIAKPEVFAVRELLGNNASVAILARTLNEEEAQYFEKRSITPRVFPVWTDGIVVVSNTKAADTSVTIAYLLDAMRGKRADGRKIVFDNINSSSFRQLQEIGKIEKVASSFIEAGDGAKGVLERVAASEDRIGILGFNEYRDLLTSFPNKNNIRILSVQNTLGDKADNKFYKPNQSTIAAGQYPLQRTFYVLNYQPNMGLGIGFSAFLTGDRGQRIVLKSGAVPATMPGREIIVRDNI from the coding sequence ATGAAACGGAGAAGTATAGCGGTTATAGGGCTACTTGCAGTTGTTGTTTTGTTCGCGTTTGCGAGTTGTTCAAGGACAAATACGAACAATAATACGACGGATGACTCTAGCGCTGCGGCGAAGCAAGCGCAGGAAGACATTTTAGTGGGCACATTGCAGGTGGTTGTCGATGAATCAACCTTACCGTTGATGAAAGAACAGGAAGAAGTGTTCTTGGCAGCCTACCCAAATGCAAAGTTGAATATCATAGCGAAGCCTGAGGTGTTTGCCGTTCGCGAGCTATTAGGCAACAATGCAAGCGTCGCGATTTTGGCGCGCACATTAAATGAAGAGGAAGCGCAATATTTCGAAAAGCGATCTATAACGCCGCGTGTTTTTCCGGTTTGGACAGATGGAATAGTTGTTGTAAGTAATACTAAAGCGGCAGACACAAGCGTTACAATAGCATATTTATTAGACGCTATGCGTGGTAAGCGTGCTGACGGGAGGAAAATCGTCTTCGATAATATCAACTCAAGCAGCTTTAGACAGTTGCAGGAAATTGGGAAAATCGAAAAAGTTGCTTCGTCTTTTATAGAAGCGGGTGATGGTGCAAAAGGGGTGCTGGAACGTGTCGCTGCGTCTGAAGATCGGATAGGTATTTTAGGCTTTAATGAATACAGAGATTTGCTGACTTCATTTCCGAATAAAAATAATATTCGTATCTTGAGCGTGCAGAATACGCTAGGCGATAAGGCTGATAACAAGTTTTACAAGCCAAATCAATCAACCATAGCCGCAGGACAGTATCCGTTGCAACGTACGTTTTATGTGCTAAATTATCAGCCCAATATGGGATTGGGCATCGGTTTTTCGGCCTTTTTAACTGGAGATCGTGGACAGCGTATCGTGCTGAAATCTGGTGCGGTGCCGGCTACAATGCCTGGTCGGGAGATTATTGTGAGAGATAATATTTAA
- a CDS encoding energy transducer TonB — MFGSKLDIFKKEWLDVVFANRNKEYGAYDLRKFAPKATNIGLLAITASVLVLSAPKMFNIKVFPDKPVEEAPVITEVTLEDLDIPEPEEEEEPLPQEEEPPQRIAQEPPAEDLVRFPEPKVVPQNQVKEEVVSQEEIKKDNKTPARITLKGTKGAAGVPTGEFGPKKVEGQITGSATGDPDGAASDKIFTAVEVNPEPIGGLNAFRQWVGSNYTYPQGAIDAGVKGQVVVSFVVERDGSLTDLKVVKDLSYGTGQAAINVLKKAKPWKPGIQNGRKVRVAYTLPITLNLQQ; from the coding sequence ATGTTTGGTTCTAAATTAGATATATTCAAAAAAGAATGGCTTGATGTCGTTTTTGCGAATAGAAACAAAGAATATGGTGCCTATGACCTGCGTAAGTTTGCGCCTAAGGCTACTAATATCGGTCTATTAGCAATTACAGCAAGCGTTCTTGTTTTGAGTGCTCCAAAAATGTTTAACATTAAGGTTTTTCCAGATAAACCTGTAGAGGAGGCTCCCGTTATTACGGAAGTTACACTAGAGGATTTGGACATTCCGGAGCCAGAAGAAGAAGAAGAGCCACTTCCTCAGGAGGAAGAGCCACCTCAACGTATAGCACAGGAACCGCCAGCAGAGGATTTGGTACGTTTCCCGGAGCCTAAAGTGGTGCCTCAAAACCAAGTGAAAGAAGAGGTTGTTTCCCAAGAGGAAATTAAAAAAGATAACAAAACGCCAGCGCGTATCACGTTAAAAGGTACAAAGGGTGCCGCCGGTGTACCTACAGGTGAATTTGGTCCGAAAAAAGTAGAAGGTCAAATTACAGGTAGTGCAACAGGCGATCCTGATGGTGCAGCTTCCGATAAGATCTTTACCGCAGTAGAGGTTAATCCAGAGCCGATCGGCGGATTAAACGCCTTCCGTCAATGGGTAGGATCAAACTATACGTATCCGCAAGGTGCGATTGATGCTGGTGTGAAAGGCCAGGTTGTCGTATCGTTTGTTGTAGAGCGTGATGGTAGTTTGACAGACCTTAAAGTTGTAAAAGACTTATCTTACGGAACAGGCCAAGCGGCGATCAATGTGTTGAAAAAGGCTAAGCCTTGGAAACCAGGTATCCAAAACGGTCGTAAAGTTCGCGTAGCGTACACATTGCCTATAACGTTAAACCTTCAACAATAA
- a CDS encoding ExbD/TolR family protein, whose amino-acid sequence MAELNQDSGKGQKGGKVRAKKAGGKVDLTAMVDLAFLLITFFMLTTSLNKPQAMDVAMPDKNKIDANDNLEIADNRSITLLLGSDNKISWYYGQLAKPIYPPTTIDYGKDGIRQVLLKMQKEVPARSGGKDLIVVIRPSEKSVQRNLVDILDEMKIVDIKRYMISKINNDEIEVLKRESLFND is encoded by the coding sequence ATGGCAGAATTAAATCAGGATAGTGGTAAAGGCCAAAAAGGCGGTAAAGTAAGAGCCAAGAAAGCTGGTGGTAAGGTCGATTTGACCGCCATGGTAGACTTAGCATTCTTATTGATCACGTTCTTCATGCTTACCACGTCATTAAATAAACCGCAAGCGATGGACGTTGCGATGCCGGACAAAAACAAGATCGATGCGAACGACAATTTGGAAATTGCCGATAACCGTTCTATCACACTTTTGTTAGGATCAGACAACAAAATCTCTTGGTACTACGGGCAGTTAGCAAAGCCGATCTATCCTCCTACCACGATTGATTATGGTAAAGACGGTATTCGTCAGGTATTGCTAAAGATGCAAAAAGAAGTACCAGCTCGTTCTGGCGGTAAAGACTTGATTGTCGTAATCAGACCTAGCGAAAAATCAGTACAACGTAACCTTGTCGATATTTTAGATGAGATGAAGATTGTCGATATCAAACGCTATATGATTTCTAAAATCAATAATGACGAAATAGAGGTATTAAAACGCGAAAGTCTTTTTAATGACTAA
- a CDS encoding ExbD/TolR family protein, whose amino-acid sequence MGKAKVKRTSTSIDMTAMCDVSFLLLTFFVLTATARQPEVLVVDTPQSTTPDKLPDDNLGVISVANGKVFFGVKNPTVREITLKNMSQKYSVAFSAQEYEKFKQLDEFGVPMKNLRQLLSLPNEQRKENIQPGIPVDSTETASNELYAWVQEARKATIEYNRSRDGEQNFVDPGPMKVAIKADADEKYPTVNLIIETLRNQKQNKFSFVTGLRAEQ is encoded by the coding sequence ATGGGTAAAGCAAAAGTAAAAAGAACCAGTACCTCCATCGACATGACGGCGATGTGTGACGTATCTTTCTTGCTTCTTACATTCTTCGTATTAACAGCTACCGCCCGTCAACCTGAAGTATTGGTCGTGGATACTCCACAATCAACTACGCCAGACAAATTACCGGATGACAATTTAGGTGTTATCTCGGTAGCAAACGGGAAAGTGTTCTTCGGTGTTAAAAACCCTACGGTACGTGAAATCACGTTGAAGAACATGTCGCAGAAATATAGTGTAGCATTTTCTGCACAAGAATATGAGAAGTTCAAGCAATTAGACGAGTTTGGCGTTCCGATGAAGAATTTGCGTCAGTTGCTTTCGCTTCCTAACGAGCAGCGTAAAGAGAACATTCAGCCAGGTATCCCTGTAGATAGTACAGAGACCGCCTCGAATGAGTTGTACGCTTGGGTACAGGAAGCGCGTAAAGCAACAATTGAGTACAACCGCTCGCGCGACGGTGAACAAAATTTTGTTGATCCGGGACCGATGAAGGTTGCAATTAAAGCAGATGCGGACGAGAAGTATCCAACCGTTAATTTAATTATTGAAACTTTACGTAACCAAAAACAAAACAAATTCAGTTTTGTAACCGGTTTGAGAGCAGAGCAATAA